GGGGCAGACCTCGTCGTTGGGGCGGGCACCGGCTTCATAGACCCGCGCCGGCACGTCGTGCTCGCGCAGCTCGGCGATCAGGGCGGGCACGAACTCCGGCAGCGCCAGCGAGCGGTTGTATTCGATGCAGACCCGCGTGGGCAGTGCCGCCCCCTGGAACACCGTCTGGCTGGCATGGGTCGGCCCCTGCCCGATGGCCACTGTGGCGGCCCCAGCGCTGGCCTTGATCAGTTCGACCGTGGGCACGGGGCTCAGCAGGGCACAGCCCGACAGCGCTGCGGCGGCCAGACCAGCGACCCGCGTCGCGGCCCGCCGCACCGCGGGCCCGACCGTCAAGCGCGGCGCGGTGCTCATACGATCTCGTCGATCAGCGCCTTGCCGGCGACCACGCCCGCAGAGACATAACCCGCGACGCTGCTGCCGATGTCGCCGAGCTCATCCACCACCTCGCCGACGCCGTGGGCCAGGGCGCTCGCGCCATCGACCACGGCGTCCTTGACCTCTTTCACGCCGGTGCTCACCGCGCTGCCGACGGCCTTGGCGCCATCTTCCAACGCCTGCAGCCCGTCTTCGCTCCAGTGCACCACGGTGCTCACCGCGTTTTCGCCGCCCTGGTAGGCCGCCTGGGTCAGACCGATCGCGGTGGCCGCCACCGTGCCGTATTCCTTCGCATTGATTTCATAGCTGCCGCTGGGTCGGCTCGTCAGTTGCCGGGAAGCCACCAAGGGCATGTTGGAGACCGAGGTCATGACCACTCCAGTTGTTTGGGTTGCGATGTCGCCATTCTTTCGAGGCGGCCGTGGGCGGATCGATCGAACATCCGCCGACTCCACGGCCAGCATTGACGTTCCAGATGTCGCGCCACACATCTGCAGACGCGGAGGTTGGTGCGGTGTGAAGAAGCATTGCTGGCGCAGGCTGACGATGTGTCGAACACCGTCAGTCGCCCCCCTGTGCCGGCGCGGGCCATGGCCGGGAGACAAACCTGACGCAATGTGGCCATGGCGCCGCCCCGGCCGAATTCCCCCAGCCCGGCGTGGCGGCATCCCGGCGCACGCCACAGAGGTGTCGAAGCGCTGCGATATGCTTGCCCGCATGAGCGAAGCCGTTGTTGTCCCGAGCAGCTACAAGATCCCGGAATCGGTGCTGGTGGTCATCCACACGCCGACGCTGGAGGTGCTGATGATCGAACGCGCCGATCGGCCGGGCTTCTGGCAATGCGTGACCGGCTCCAAGGACACGCTGGACGAATCCTTGCCGAGCACGGCGGAGCGGGAGGTCTTGGAGGAGACCGGCATCCGGGTGTGTGACCTGGCCCCCGGGGCGCTGGCGGATTGGGCCCTGCAGAATGTGTACGAGATCTATCCGGTCTGGCGTCATCGCTATGCGCCGGGCGTCACCCACAACACCGAGCATGTGTTCGGGCTGACGGTCCCGTCGGGCACCCCGGTGACCTTGGCACCGCGTGAGCATCTGCAATACCGCTGGCTGCCCTGGCGTGAGGCGGCGGATCTGTGCTTCTCGCCGTCCAATGCGGAAGCGATCCTTCATCTGCCTGCGCAGAGGGCGGCCCATCAGCCCGCCTTGGCGCCGCCGCCGAACGAGGCGGTGCCGCCACCGGCCGTCGCCCCGCAAGCCGCCCCGCAAGCCACCCTGGCGCCCCAGGCCGCGCCGGGACGCGCCCCATGACCCGCCCGAGCCCGCGACACGCGGCCGTCTCCAACTCCGCCACCACCGACACCACCCCGGCGCAAAGCGCCGATCGCCTGCGGGTGGCGACCTACAACATCCACAAGGGTGTGCGCGGCATGGGGCTGGCCAAGCGGCTGGAGATCCACAACCTGAGCCAGGGCGTGCGGGCCCTGGATGCCGATCTGGTGTTCCTGCAGGAGGTGCGGCTGTTCCACCACCGGGAGGCGCGCCATTTCGAACGCAGCTATTTCGGATGGCCGGAACAGGGGCAGGCCGAATTCCTCGCGC
The Roseateles amylovorans genome window above contains:
- a CDS encoding cell division protein FtsI, yielding MSTAPRLTVGPAVRRAATRVAGLAAAALSGCALLSPVPTVELIKASAGAATVAIGQGPTHASQTVFQGAALPTRVCIEYNRSLALPEFVPALIAELREHDVPARVYEAGARPNDEVCPAWLRYQGLQQWDKPPLSDQVRPYLAQATLSLHDAGGHLLAASSYESQDAVMGMGRWASTRNKLAPVVRALLTGFEG